GGTGCTGCCGGTACATCTCAATCCGATCGTGCGGGAGCCGATGCATAGCTTGCTGGGAAAACATCCACGTATTTTCCTGACCGATCCCCTCGATTATGAACAATTGGTGGCGGTGATGCAGCGCTGCTATTTGGTGATGACTGATTCCGGTGGCCTCCAGGAAGAAGCACCCAGTTTGGGTAAGCCTGTCCTGGTGTTGCGCGAGACGACAGAGAGACAAGAGGCGATCGCGGCGGGTACGGCTAGGTTGGTGGGCACTGATACTAACCAGATTGTCGGGGCTGCTAGTGATCTACTTAGCGATCGGCAGCTCTATGAAACTATGGCTAATTGTGTGAATCCTTTTGGTGATGGCACTGCCAGCCAAAAAATCTTGCAAATTATTAAAACCTATTTTACCCGTAGCTAGCCTTGCATTAATTTAGGCTTTAACAATCAAAATTAACTAAAACTTTAAATCTTTATTTGCCCAGGTAACCTGATTTTTGCCCTGCTGCTTAGCACAATAGAGGGCGCGATCGGCCTGGTGGTAGAGGCTTTCTGCACTCATGCTGGCATCAATTGTAGTGGCTCCAATGCTAGCACTAATCAGCGATCTATAGATTTTATGATCATGTTCAAATTCCATGTTTGCAATTGTATTTCTTAGTTGCTCAGCAATTACGATCGCCCTGGGTAATGGACATGCTGCAAGTAAGATGGCAAATTCATCACCACCTAGCCGCGCCACCAAATCACTGCTGCGAACCTGTTTACACATGAGTTTTGCCACCTGTTGCAAGAGCCGATCGCCAGCGGGATGCCCCAGACTGTCATTAACCTGCTTGAATCGATCCAGGTCTAACAACATCAAAATATAGCTAGTATTTCGATCGCATAGATCTACCAAGGCGCTGGCGATCGCCTCATTCAAGGCACGTCTGCTGGCCAATCCTGTTAAAGCATCAGTTCTCACTAATTGCTGGCTAATTTCTAGATCTTTCTGAGCACTGAATAAAACCGGGATCATCTTGGTGAGTTGCATGACAGTATATGCACTAACCACTGCCGTAATTGCCTTGTTAATTCCTTCTATCCAGTAATTATCATGCCAGATATTCCAGACCTGGATTAGGTGACCAATGCCGCCGCTTATAATAAATGCTGCAAATAATATCAGCAGGGGCTTAGCGCCTGGAGTGATTAAACGTCGATTAGCAAATATCAAAGCAGGGATCGAAAAGTAAGAAAAGGCGATTATTAAATCGGTGGATGAATGTAGTGCGGTTAGCGAAACATCCCAGAGGAAACAAGTCCCACGGGGCATCTGTGCAATCAATATGAAAAACATTTGGGTAATGCTGGATTAATAATGAATTAGCGCAGATACCACTATCTGAGCTTAACTTTAAGAGGCAACTATTACCAAGCTAGTTAACATTACCCCATATGAACCCAGGCATTCATCTACCCAATGTTGCCAATTTTACTGGGTGATCAGTGGCAGACTATTTGAATTAATCTTTTTAAATTAATTTTTATCTTTGTCCTTAGCCGAGTCCTTAGCAGGTGGTGGTGTGGACTTAACATACAGCTCCTTAAGCTGAGCCTCATCCACCGTGGCCGGAGCATCAGTGAGCAAGTCCCTGGCCTGTTGGGTTTTGGGAAAGGCGATCACGTCGCGGATTGAAGTTGCTCCCGCCAGCATCATCACCAACCGATCGAGGCCAAAGGCAATCCCACCGTGGGGTGGTGCGCCATATTCAAAGGCTTCTAGCAAGAAACCAAATTTTTCCTTGGCCTGCTCATAACTAAGGCCGATCGCCGCAAATACTTTTTCCTGCATCTCGCGGCGATGAATCCGCACCGAGCCACCGCCCAGTTCCAGGCCATTGAGCACCAAATCATAGGCCAGCGATCGGGTAGTTTGGTCGATCGGTTGGTCAGGCTTAACATCCTCTGGGTTGGGTGAGGTAAATGGGTGATGCAAGGCTTCCAGGCGCTTTTCGTCTGCATTCCATTCGAACATGGGAAAGTCAGTCACCCAGAGCAAATTTATCTTGTCGGGATCGATCAAGCCCAGTTCCTCGCCCAGCGCCAAACGTACCCGATTAAGTGATTCATTCACGATCGAACTATTACCTGCGCCAAACAGCAGCAATGTACCTGGTTCAGCCTTGGTGCGTGCCAGTAGGGTTTGTTTATCTGCTTCCGTAAGATTGTCTTTGATTGCGCCGATCGTTTCGATTTTGCCACCTTCCTTGACCCGAATATAAGCTAAGCCCTTCGCGCCATATTGGGCTGCCAGATTAGCCAGATCACCACCGGGCTTAATTCTGGTGTTGGAGATTGCGCCATCACCATTGGGAATTGGCAGCACCTTCACAATGCCACCGGATTTGATCGCCTGGGCAAATACCTTAAACCCAGAATCAGCAAACAAATCAGACACATTCACCAGCTCCATGCCAAAGCGGGTATCGGGGCGATCG
The sequence above is a segment of the Pseudanabaena sp. PCC 7367 genome. Coding sequences within it:
- a CDS encoding GGDEF domain-containing protein, with the protein product MFFILIAQMPRGTCFLWDVSLTALHSSTDLIIAFSYFSIPALIFANRRLITPGAKPLLILFAAFIISGGIGHLIQVWNIWHDNYWIEGINKAITAVVSAYTVMQLTKMIPVLFSAQKDLEISQQLVRTDALTGLASRRALNEAIASALVDLCDRNTSYILMLLDLDRFKQVNDSLGHPAGDRLLQQVAKLMCKQVRSSDLVARLGGDEFAILLAACPLPRAIVIAEQLRNTIANMEFEHDHKIYRSLISASIGATTIDASMSAESLYHQADRALYCAKQQGKNQVTWANKDLKF
- the aspS gene encoding aspartate--tRNA ligase → MRSHYCGQVQAEHIDKTVNLCGWVDRRRDHGGVIFLDLRDRTGVVQIVSDPERTPDSYGIAGDVRSEYVVRITGQVSKRPDESLNPKLATGEIEIYAESIEILNSVSQSLPFLVSETTENIKEELRLKYRYLDMRTDPLRSYLQLRFEVVKAIRRYLEDSCGFMEVETPILTRSTPEGARDYLVPSRVNPGQWFALPQSPQLFKQLLMVGGCDRYYQIVRCFRDEDLRADRQPEFTQLDMEMSFMSQEEILQLNEGLIKHIFKAVKGIDLPTFPRMTYAEAIDRYGCDRPDTRFGMELVNVSDLFADSGFKVFAQAIKSGGIVKVLPIPNGDGAISNTRIKPGGDLANLAAQYGAKGLAYIRVKEGGKIETIGAIKDNLTEADKQTLLARTKAEPGTLLLFGAGNSSIVNESLNRVRLALGEELGLIDPDKINLLWVTDFPMFEWNADEKRLEALHHPFTSPNPEDVKPDQPIDQTTRSLAYDLVLNGLELGGGSVRIHRREMQEKVFAAIGLSYEQAKEKFGFLLEAFEYGAPPHGGIAFGLDRLVMMLAGATSIRDVIAFPKTQQARDLLTDAPATVDEAQLKELYVKSTPPPAKDSAKDKDKN